In Ovis canadensis isolate MfBH-ARS-UI-01 breed Bighorn chromosome 3, ARS-UI_OviCan_v2, whole genome shotgun sequence, one DNA window encodes the following:
- the PRPF40B gene encoding pre-mRNA-processing factor 40 homolog B isoform X22: MSVPDSGPRPPAAPAPFPPGPPMMPPPFMPPPGIPPPFPPMGLPPMSQRPPAIPPMPPGIMPPMLPPMGAPPPLTQIPGMVPPMMPGMLMPAVPVTAATAPGADTASSAVAGTGPPRALWSEHVAPDGRVYYYNADDKQSVWEKPSVLKSKAELLLSQCPWKEYKSDTGKPYYYNNQSKESRWTRPKDLDDLEALVKQEAAGKQQQPQTLQPQPPQPQPDPPPAPPGPTLLPTGLLEPEPGGSEDCTVSEAAQPPEQGFLRQPEEGPGSSAGQHQPPQQEEEESKPEPERSGLSWSNREKAKQAFKELLRDKAVPSNASWEQAMKMVVTDPRYSALPKLSEKKQAFNAYKAQREKEEKEEARLRAKEAKQTLQHFLEQHERMTSTTRYRRAEQTFGELEVWAVVPERDRKEVYDDVLFFLAKKEKEQAKQLRRRNIQALKSILDGMSSVNFQTTWSQAQQYLMDNPSFAQDHQLQNMDKEDALICFEEHIRALEREEEEERERARLRERRQQRKNREAFQTFLDELHETGQLHSMSTWMELYPAVSTDIRFANMLGQPGSTPLDLFKFYVEELKARFHDEKKIIKDILKLLEKAEAREREREKEEARRLRRREAAFRSMLRQAVPALELGTAWEEVRERFVCDSAFEQITLESERIRLFREFLQVLETECQHLHSKGRKHGRKGKKHHRKRSHSPSGSESGDEELPPPSLRPPKRRRRNPSESGSEPSSSLDSVESGGAALGGRGSPSRLLLGSDHGLRKAKKPKKKTKKRRHKSELRRRALGSYRTVLRVRQTLRRKLPRRVMRKNQNRTRTGTSGGQSSLIAPQPLESKRRRRAGTRQKAS; the protein is encoded by the exons ATG TCGGTTCCCGATTCTGGTCCCCGGCCCCCAGCAGCGCCTGCCCCCTTCCCACCGGGGCCCCCCATGATGCCACCACCCTTC atgcctcctccaggaatccCCCCACCTTTTCCTCCAATGGGGCTCCCTCCCATGAGTCAGAGACCACCAGCCATCCCCCCCATGCCACCTGGCATCATGCCCCCAATGCTCCCACCAATGGGGGCACCACCACCACTCACACAG ATACCAGGAATGGTACCTCCCATGATGCCAGGAATGCTGATGCCAGCAGTGCCTGTCACCGCAGCG ACGGCTCCGGGTGCGGACACCGCCAGCT CTGCTGTGGCTGGGACAGGCCCTCCG aGGGCCCTATGGAGTGAGCATGTGGCCCCTGATGGGCGCGTCTACTACTACAATGCTGACGACAAGCAGTCCGTGTGGGAGAAGCCCAGCGTGCTCAAGTCCAAGGCAGAG CTCCTGCTGTCCCAATGTCCCTGGAAAGAGTACAAGTCGGACACAGGCAAACCTTACTACTACAACAATCAGAGTAAGGAGTCCCGCTGGACCCGGCCCAAGGACCTGGATGACCTggagg CTCTAGTCAAACAAGAGGCTGCAGG GAAACAGCAGCAGCCGCAGACACTACAGCCACAGCCTCCTCAGCCTCAGCCCGATCCCCCACCTGCGCCGCCCGGCCCCACCTTGCTGCCCACAGGCCTCCTAGAACCTGAGCCGGGCGGGAGTGAAGATTGCACCGTGTCAGAGGCTGCCCAGCCCCCAGAACAGGGGTTCCTGCGGCAGCCAGAGGAGGGCCCCGGCAG TTCTGCTGGACAGCATCAGCCACCAcagcaagaggaagaagaatcAAAACCAGAGCCGGAGAGATCTGGCCTCAGTTGGAGCAACCGGGAGAAGGCAAAGCAGGCCTTCAAGGAGCTGCTGAGGGACAAG GCTGTCCCCTCCAATGCTTCGTGGGAACAGGCCATGAAGATGGTGGTCACTGACCCCCGTTACAG TGCCTTGCCCAAACTGAGTGAGAAAAAGCAGGCATTCAATGCCTACAAAGCGCAgcgggagaaggaggagaaggaagaggcccGGCTAAGAGCCAAGGAGGCCAAGCAGACCTTGCAGCATTTCCTGGAGCAGCATGAACGCATGACTTCCACCACTCGCTACCG GCGGGCAGAACAGACCTTTGGGGAGCTGGAGGTCTGGGCTGTGGTCCCTGAGAGGGATCGAAAAGAGGTTTATGATGATGTCCTCTTCTTCCTGGCCAAGAAGGAGAAG gaacaagccaagcagctgcggcGCCGCAACATCCAGGCCCTGAAGAGCATCCTAGATGGGATGAGTAGTGTCAACTTCCAAACCACATGGTCCCAGGCCCAGCAGTACCTCATGGATAACCCCAGCTTTGCTCAGGACCATCAGCTACAGA ACATGGACAAGGAAGATGCGCTGATCTGCTTTGAGGAGCACATCCGAGCtttggagagagaggaggaggaggagcgagAGCGAGCCCGACTTCGGGAGCGGCGCCAGCAGCGCAAGAACCGGGAGGCCTTCCAG ACCTTCCTGGATGAGCTGCACGAGACAGGGCAGCTGCACTCCATGTCCACCTGGATGGAGCTGTACCCAGCGGTCAGCACTGATATCCGCTTTGCCAACATGCTGGGCCAGCCGG GCTCCACCCCTCTGGACTTGTTCAAGTTCTATGTGGAGGAGTTGAAGGCGCGGTTCCATGATGAGAAGAAGATCATAAAGGACATCCTTAAG CTGCTGGAGAAAGCAGAGGCGCGTGAGAGAGAGCGGGAGAAGGAGGAGGCCCGGCGGCTGCGGCGCAGGGAAGCTGCCTTCCGAAGCATGCTGAGGCAGGCTGTGCCTGCTCTGGAGCTGGGCACGGCCTGGGAAGAG GTCCGTGAGCGCTTTGTGTGCGACTCAGCCTTTGAGCAGATCACCCTGGAGTCGGAGCGGATCCGGCTCTTTCGGGAGTTCCTGCAGGTACTGGAG ACGGAATGCCAGCACCTCCACAGCAAAGGCAGGAAACACGGCAGAAAGGGCAAGAAGCACCATCGCAAGCGTTCCCACTCGCCTTCA GGCTCTGAGTCAGGAGACGAGGAGCTGCCCCCGCCCTCTCTCCGGCCCCCCAAGCGGAGGCGACGGAACCCCTCGGAGTCGGGCTCTGAGCCCTCTTCCTCACTTGATTCTGTTGAAAGTGGGGGTGCTGCCCTTGGAGGACGGGGTTCCCCCTCTCGCCTTCTCCTCGGATCAG ATCATGGTCTTCGGAAAgccaagaaaccaaaaaagaaaactaagaagagAAGACACAAGTCG GAACTGAGGAGGCGGGCTCTGGGCTCTTACAGAACAGTCCTGAGAGTGAGACAGACCCTGAGGAGAAAGCTGCCAAGGAGAGTGATGAGAAAGAACCAGAACAGGACAAGGACAGGGACCTCCGGCGGGCAGAGCTCCCTAATCGCTCCCCAGCCTTTGGAATCAAAAAGGAGAAG ACGGGCTGGGACACGTCAGAAAGCGAGCTGA
- the PRPF40B gene encoding pre-mRNA-processing factor 40 homolog B isoform X10 encodes MSVPDSGPRPPAAPAPFPPGPPMMPPPFMPPPGIPPPFPPMGLPPMSQRPPAIPPMPPGIMPPMLPPMGAPPPLTQIPGMVPPMMPGMLMPAVPVTAATAPGADTASSAVAGTGPPRALWSEHVAPDGRVYYYNADDKQSVWEKPSVLKSKAELLLSQCPWKEYKSDTGKPYYYNNQSKESRWTRPKDLDDLEALVKQEAAGKQQQPQTLQPQPPQPQPDPPPAPPGPTLLPTGLLEPEPGGSEDCTVSEAAQPPEQGFLRQPEEGPGSSAGQHQPPQQEEEESKPEPERSGLSWSNREKAKQAFKELLRDKAVPSNASWEQAMKMVVTDPRYSALPKLSEKKQAFNAYKAQREKEEKEEARLRAKEAKQTLQHFLEQHERMTSTTRYRRAEQTFGELEVWAVVPERDRKEVYDDVLFFLAKKEKEQAKQLRRRNIQALKSILDGMSSVNFQTTWSQAQQYLMDNPSFAQDHQLQNMDKEDALICFEEHIRALEREEEEERERARLRERRQQRKNREAFQTFLDELHETGQLHSMSTWMELYPAVSTDIRFANMLGQPGSTPLDLFKFYVEELKARFHDEKKIIKDILKDRGFCVEVNTAFEDFAHVISFDKRAAALDAGNIKLTFNSLLEKAEAREREREKEEARRLRRREAAFRSMLRQAVPALELGTAWEEVRERFVCDSAFEQITLESERIRLFREFLQVLETECQHLHSKGRKHGRKGKKHHRKRSHSPSGSESGDEELPPPSLRPPKRRRRNPSESGSEPSSSLDSVESGGAALGGRGSPSRLLLGSDHGLRKAKKPKKKTKKRRHKSELRRRALGSYRTVLRVRQTLRRKLPRRVMRKNQNRTRTGTSGGQSSLIAPQPLESKRRRRAGTRQKAS; translated from the exons ATG TCGGTTCCCGATTCTGGTCCCCGGCCCCCAGCAGCGCCTGCCCCCTTCCCACCGGGGCCCCCCATGATGCCACCACCCTTC atgcctcctccaggaatccCCCCACCTTTTCCTCCAATGGGGCTCCCTCCCATGAGTCAGAGACCACCAGCCATCCCCCCCATGCCACCTGGCATCATGCCCCCAATGCTCCCACCAATGGGGGCACCACCACCACTCACACAG ATACCAGGAATGGTACCTCCCATGATGCCAGGAATGCTGATGCCAGCAGTGCCTGTCACCGCAGCG ACGGCTCCGGGTGCGGACACCGCCAGCT CTGCTGTGGCTGGGACAGGCCCTCCG aGGGCCCTATGGAGTGAGCATGTGGCCCCTGATGGGCGCGTCTACTACTACAATGCTGACGACAAGCAGTCCGTGTGGGAGAAGCCCAGCGTGCTCAAGTCCAAGGCAGAG CTCCTGCTGTCCCAATGTCCCTGGAAAGAGTACAAGTCGGACACAGGCAAACCTTACTACTACAACAATCAGAGTAAGGAGTCCCGCTGGACCCGGCCCAAGGACCTGGATGACCTggagg CTCTAGTCAAACAAGAGGCTGCAGG GAAACAGCAGCAGCCGCAGACACTACAGCCACAGCCTCCTCAGCCTCAGCCCGATCCCCCACCTGCGCCGCCCGGCCCCACCTTGCTGCCCACAGGCCTCCTAGAACCTGAGCCGGGCGGGAGTGAAGATTGCACCGTGTCAGAGGCTGCCCAGCCCCCAGAACAGGGGTTCCTGCGGCAGCCAGAGGAGGGCCCCGGCAG TTCTGCTGGACAGCATCAGCCACCAcagcaagaggaagaagaatcAAAACCAGAGCCGGAGAGATCTGGCCTCAGTTGGAGCAACCGGGAGAAGGCAAAGCAGGCCTTCAAGGAGCTGCTGAGGGACAAG GCTGTCCCCTCCAATGCTTCGTGGGAACAGGCCATGAAGATGGTGGTCACTGACCCCCGTTACAG TGCCTTGCCCAAACTGAGTGAGAAAAAGCAGGCATTCAATGCCTACAAAGCGCAgcgggagaaggaggagaaggaagaggcccGGCTAAGAGCCAAGGAGGCCAAGCAGACCTTGCAGCATTTCCTGGAGCAGCATGAACGCATGACTTCCACCACTCGCTACCG GCGGGCAGAACAGACCTTTGGGGAGCTGGAGGTCTGGGCTGTGGTCCCTGAGAGGGATCGAAAAGAGGTTTATGATGATGTCCTCTTCTTCCTGGCCAAGAAGGAGAAG gaacaagccaagcagctgcggcGCCGCAACATCCAGGCCCTGAAGAGCATCCTAGATGGGATGAGTAGTGTCAACTTCCAAACCACATGGTCCCAGGCCCAGCAGTACCTCATGGATAACCCCAGCTTTGCTCAGGACCATCAGCTACAGA ACATGGACAAGGAAGATGCGCTGATCTGCTTTGAGGAGCACATCCGAGCtttggagagagaggaggaggaggagcgagAGCGAGCCCGACTTCGGGAGCGGCGCCAGCAGCGCAAGAACCGGGAGGCCTTCCAG ACCTTCCTGGATGAGCTGCACGAGACAGGGCAGCTGCACTCCATGTCCACCTGGATGGAGCTGTACCCAGCGGTCAGCACTGATATCCGCTTTGCCAACATGCTGGGCCAGCCGG GCTCCACCCCTCTGGACTTGTTCAAGTTCTATGTGGAGGAGTTGAAGGCGCGGTTCCATGATGAGAAGAAGATCATAAAGGACATCCTTAAG GACCGGGGCTTCTGCGTGGAGGTGAACACAGCCTTCGAGGACTTCGCCCACGTCATAAGCTTTGACAAGAGGGCTGCTGCGCTGGATGCAGGCAACATCAAGCTGACTTTCAATAGT CTGCTGGAGAAAGCAGAGGCGCGTGAGAGAGAGCGGGAGAAGGAGGAGGCCCGGCGGCTGCGGCGCAGGGAAGCTGCCTTCCGAAGCATGCTGAGGCAGGCTGTGCCTGCTCTGGAGCTGGGCACGGCCTGGGAAGAG GTCCGTGAGCGCTTTGTGTGCGACTCAGCCTTTGAGCAGATCACCCTGGAGTCGGAGCGGATCCGGCTCTTTCGGGAGTTCCTGCAGGTACTGGAG ACGGAATGCCAGCACCTCCACAGCAAAGGCAGGAAACACGGCAGAAAGGGCAAGAAGCACCATCGCAAGCGTTCCCACTCGCCTTCA GGCTCTGAGTCAGGAGACGAGGAGCTGCCCCCGCCCTCTCTCCGGCCCCCCAAGCGGAGGCGACGGAACCCCTCGGAGTCGGGCTCTGAGCCCTCTTCCTCACTTGATTCTGTTGAAAGTGGGGGTGCTGCCCTTGGAGGACGGGGTTCCCCCTCTCGCCTTCTCCTCGGATCAG ATCATGGTCTTCGGAAAgccaagaaaccaaaaaagaaaactaagaagagAAGACACAAGTCG GAACTGAGGAGGCGGGCTCTGGGCTCTTACAGAACAGTCCTGAGAGTGAGACAGACCCTGAGGAGAAAGCTGCCAAGGAGAGTGATGAGAAAGAACCAGAACAGGACAAGGACAGGGACCTCCGGCGGGCAGAGCTCCCTAATCGCTCCCCAGCCTTTGGAATCAAAAAGGAGAAG ACGGGCTGGGACACGTCAGAAAGCGAGCTGA